Proteins from a single region of Lates calcarifer isolate ASB-BC8 linkage group LG19, TLL_Latcal_v3, whole genome shotgun sequence:
- the stard9 gene encoding uncharacterized protein stard9 isoform X1: MANVKVAIRVRPLNEREGVDGGRLAVQVEDKFVRIRNVKLDGRADGAVDSREKLLEFCFDYCYWSVDPADPHYASQEEVFQDLGVLVLSGASEGYNVCLFAYGQTGSGKTYTMMGTPDSIGLTPRICQGLFRSEDTFPDGQNSSRVEISFLEIYNERVRDLLRGGEQKKRASLRVREHPEKGPYVQDLSQHVVTDYKQAMELLEEGIANRITAATHNHDASSRSHAIFTIQYTQAILENNLPSETVSKINLVDLAGSERADPHYCRDRLTEGSNINKSLVTLGIVISALAQNSQMSSSCQSINSMASEGDGSTVGSHSSSLSGGGGGRTRHCFIPYRDSVLTWLLKDSLGGNSKTIMIATVSPSANSYNETLSTLRYAAHARNIVNKPRVNEDANVRLIRELREEIDRLKSMLLSFEMQRNPSPSLSDERDGNLSDMVLQNELKVEQLTKDWSESWRDKKELLEQYSVDINRERAGFLINSLQPHLVTLDRDVLSTGVVFYHLREGVTHIGPQDQLEEPQIVLQGSASCEIENRGGVVTLRPLPGCSCLLNDREVTEPCRLAQGMVITLGGVHKFRFNHPAEAAVLRERRRASEGGMTCTYIDLCPLTPDDSVKDTKLQGQLGASLSPSEETNARQRVEEQQCYVESLRQEIQAAQRRAERELEREQALLRQQHTEIQQWILQEKQRLTTVEQRVTQESGVQTDIIPASLLERLITQEDLTADRPCQVVRAKKKAVQEELLKHHALCRAESRIRRKRLHYQLERIARKRRLLEAKRELQQLEKALPPSPDSPESPEQGSPVKLSGRPFVSRRHSFSADLLSRLYPQHTPIFRHFLKRNRSTELTSNSSTTSDSVGTRKWVSDECLPRERTQSCSGTSFSGQSQSCGSGISSSENIRQTSREEPRAPSCRERPERKPLLPNRDLTFKNRSDQNSTVALKSPLGTIVQPVSKENTQGCTTNKPSSETVSCMTVRTPSHAGNNRLETKFFSCSVGPRLKTALSKVFRKPPSGANGGRGPKPLGRIASKFHWRQKRERNLKDTNMSRSKCALKTAVSCEELDQRTLFEDIRQRRWHSTEALMKKTSKWVEKQQELVGWEEEQEERDEGTSDCESLFSLDSLSSAYATALAEQLKHEEAAQSEAESEDSQMSKDSLAVESSWKFSTVERLSRTVVPTYSLVTDCPHASIRLKGTAESSLDWGSCQKSQVVPAEAYWNQQGSPKLRHKGEFITTRNSLCQSPPVADFRGKDTVHKLTEDFGNMQTTSTSSPRSLSSCSVREPENLLALTDAWSSTDAADSPRIHRDSLPLQRKIMFRHVESSSTSSSPTSLNLSDSQSGYRSYSSTSTSTDGVNVTVQERRLMVSGESQILTTPEDALISWNQKDAEQLEQQSVNVEKTVTDSPDYSSNRSSASLPTSDQTTSVSHTGIPHTAQATSNLLQVFTDVSDTVAGDVAMPLDTEMCTSGCQSKMHFSTNPSNQGQVLNMMSEALSAFKPSSEDEVLCNLDGTENFKDVQQYEFENTKDLSLTMDETKGTDQCIALQQELVKPACKNSRKRNKDQQDAFIGSLKIPKRSNSRELVTFCSTPVGSQADNWPDDNNNTTDSKGEQSAVEIDCHGFDCVSADGSVAQDIMASVALPVSGPKSRKLGQVFESKCGLKSGDKSSQSGTSVGGREVVEKVNVTIKEVVVETKGAEFQTDKPRKHQENRKHICKSDAICSAIDLRISEMVKEHARLSLIGSDGDRTCRSQSLNALASSAFHFGCNSDERTLKEKQLRDERKNQGTEGTDLGGNASVERTNNATLDKSERLASDMPAEMGTSHNRNMLKSIEVTQKIDHAHDSFDGTADKSINGCCAVQNTSTKCSNIQSNLTLNSSGESEHSGNTILQPVSFSSKSDSASARKHVDCQRNTVEEDAVSQEMNDVGKPKVTIHLNTISDVHLKIVDNQTGSNTHNVDLDNPQLHQIHSETPTSTGDMKVNCGCSHVEAVSLGAASSGEDKDHYSYKQSSSESIEQHLNYSPDGGSLQFKPLNRDIDQNTFSDESASIKGFAVPPGHGGNDDTETTTGGKLPVAAQDQSSFTQTHSETLAQTCVVNMNYNKCHNLSNPQSKLDKHTQVDRKGNCVMKNDEETLTHQSEALAPEFLAEVNYETSISGFTQPPHKIPQGNSVRQTSYHGSLMSREGDINTSGDAQS, from the exons GTGTTCCAGGACCTGGGTGTGTTGGTGCTGTCCGGAGCTTCTGAGGGTTacaatgtgtgtctgtttgcttaCGGCCAAACAGGATCTGGAAAGACATACACCATGATGGGCACACCG GACTCCATTGGCTTGACCCCTCGCATCTGTCAG GGTCTCTTTAGGTCTGAAGACACTTTTCCTGATGGACAAAATTCAAGCAGAGTTGAGATCAG cttcctgGAAATCTATAATGAGCGTGTGAGAGACTTGCTGcgaggaggagagcagaagaagagagcCTCACTGAGAGTTAGAGAACATCCTGAGAAAGGACCATATGTACAAG ACCTGTCACAGCATGTGGTCACAGACTACAAGCAGGCCATGGAGCTTTTGGAAGAGGGCATTGCCAACCGAATCACAGCAGCAACCCACAACCACGATGCCAGCAGCAGGTCCCATGCCATCTTCACTATCCAGTACACACAG GCAATCCTAGAAAATAACCTTCCTTCAGAAACTGTTAGCAAGATTAACCTGGTGGACTTGGCTGGGAG tGAGAGAGCAGACCCGCACtactgcagagacagactgacGGAGGGCTCAAACATCAACAAGTCGCTGGTCACTTTGGGCATTGTCATTTCTGCCCTTG CCCAGAACTCCCAGATGTCCAGCAGCTGCCAGAGTATCAACAGCATGGCTTCAGAGGGTGACGGCAGCACAGTGGGAAGCCACAGCAGCTCCTtgtctggaggaggaggaggaaggacgAGGCACTGCTTTATCCCCTACAGAGACTCAGTCCTAACCTGGCTGCTGAAAGACAGCCTGGGCGGCAACTCAAAGACCATTATGATTGCAA cTGTCTCGCCCTCCGCTAACAGTTACAATGAGACCCTCAGCACGCTACGCTATGCTGCCCATGCCAGAAATATTGTCAACAAGCCCCGGGTTAATGAG GATGCCAATGTTCGGCTGATCAgggagctgagagaggagattGACAGACTGAAGAGCATGCTGCTCAGCTTTGAAATG CAGCGCAATCCCAGTCCATCCCTGAGTGATGAGAGGGATGGAAATCTCTCTGACATGGTGCTACAGAACGAACTAAAG GTGGAGCAGCTGACGAAGGACTGgtcagagagctggagagacaAGAAGGAACTGCTGGAGCAGTACAGTGTGGACATCAACAGGGAGCGGGCCGGCTTCCTCATCAACTCTCTCCAACCACACCTGGTTACGCTTGATAGAGACGTCCTCAGCACTGGGGTTGTCTTCTATCACCTCAGG GAAGGAGTCACCCACATTGGACCTCAGGACCAGCTTGAAGAGCCACAAATAG TTCTGCAGGGCAGTGCCAGCTGTGAGATTGAAAACCGCGGAGGTGTGGTAACGCTCAGACCGCTGCCGGGCTGCTCCTGCCTGCTCAACGACAGGGAGGTCACTGAACCCTGCAGACTGGCTCAAG ggATGGTGATCACCTTGGGAGGAGTGCATAAGTTCCGCTTCAACCATCCGGCAGAGGCAGCCGTCCTCAGGGAACGCAGACGG GCTAGTGAAGGTGGCATGACCTGCACCTACATTGACCTTTGCCCCTTGACCCCTGATGACAG TGTTAAAGACACAAAGCTTCAAGGGCAGCTGGGTGCCAGCCTCTCTCCTAGTGAGGAGACTAATGCGAGACAGCGTGTAGAGGAGCAGCAGTGCTACGTGGAGAGTTTGCGGCAGGAGATCCAGGCTGCACAGAGACGGGCTGAGAGGGAGCTGGAGAGGGAGCAGGCCCTCCTTCGACAGCAGCACACTGAGA TCCAGCAGTGGATTTTGCAGGAGAAACAACGCCTAACAACTGTAGAGCAGAGAGTCACCCAAGAGTCTGGAGTTCAAACAGATATTATCCCTGCATCCCTCCTGGAGCGGCTAATAACTCAGGAAGATCTGACAGCAGATCGCCCCTGCCAGGTGGTAAGAGCCAAGAAGAAGGCAGTGCAGGAGGAGCTACTAAAACACCACGCCCTTTGCCGTGCTGAAAGCCGCATCCGTCGCAAAAGGCTGCACTACCAGCTGGAGAGAATCGCCCGCAAGCGGCGTCTGTTGGAGGCTAAGAGGGAATTGCAGCAGCTGGAAAAGGCCCTGCCTCCATCACCAGACAGCCCTGAGTCTCCAGAGCAGGGATCCCCTGTAAAGCTTAGTGGGCGACCGTTTGTTTCTCGCAGACACTCATTCTCAGCAGATCTTCTGTCCCGGCTCTATCCACAGCACACCCCTATCTTCAG ACATTTCTTGAAGCGAAACCGATCCACAGAACTGACTTCGAATTCCTCCACAACATCTGATTCTGTTGGTACCAGGAAGTGGGTTTCAGATGAATGTCTCCCCCGGGAAAGGACTCAAAGTTGTTCCGGGACTTCCTTCTCAGGACAAAGTCAATCCTGCGGGAGTGGAATTAGCtcatctgaaaacatcagaCAGACTTCCAGAGAGGAACCACGAGCTCCGTCCTGTCGGGAACGGCCTGAAAGGAAACCTTTGCTGCCAAACCGGGATCtgacttttaaaaacagatcagatcagaacTCGACAGTTGCTCTGAAGTCACCACTTGGAACTATTGTGCAGCCAGTCAGCAAAGAAAATACACAAGGatgcacaacaaacaaacccagTTCTGAAACTGTCTCTTGTATGACTGTGAGAACTCCATCCCATGCAGGTAACAACAGACTAGAAACAAAATTTTTCTCTTGTTCTGTGGGGCCCAGGCTCAAaacagctctgtccaaagtgTTCAGAAAACCACCGTCAGGTGCGAATGGGGGACGGGGCCCCAAACCTTTGGGTAGGATAGCAAGCAAATTTCACtggagacaaaaaagagaaaggaaccTAAAAGACACCAATATGAGCAGAAGCAAATGTGCCCTTAAAACAGCTGTCTCATGTGAGGAGCTTGACCAAAGGACTCTTTTTGAGGACATTAGACAGAGGCGGTGGCATAGTACAGAGGCTCTGATGAAAAAGACGAGCAAATGGGTTGAGAAGCAGCAGGAATTGGTTGGATGGGAGGAAGAGCAAGAAGAAAGGGATGAGGGAACATCAGACTGTGAGAGCCTTTTCTCTCTTGATTCTTTGTCCTCTGCTTATGCGACAGCTCTAGCAGAGCAGCTGAAACATGAAGAAGCAGCCCAGAGTGAAGCTGAGAGCGAAGACAGTCAGATGTCTAAAGACTCCTTGGCTGTGGAGAGCAGTTGGAAATTTTCTACAGTGGAGAGACTTAGCCGAACAGTGGTGCCTACTTACTCACTAGTGACAGATTGTCCTCATGCATCCATTAGGCTCAAAGGCACTGCAGAGAGCAGTTTAGACTGGGGCAGCTGTCAGAAATCCCAGGTAGTCCCAGCAGAGGCATACTGGAACCAGCAAGGTTCCCCAAAATTGAGACATAAAGGGGAGTTTATTACAACAAGGAATTCTCTGTGCCAGAGCCCACCAGTAGCAGATTTCAGAGGCAAAGACACTGTGCATAAATTGACTGAGGACTTTGGGAACATGCAGACCACATCGACCAGCAGCCCACGCTCGCTGAGCAGTTGCAGTGTGAGGGAGCCAGAAAACTTGCTGGCGCTCACCGATGCTTGGTCCTCCACCGATGCAGCAGACAGTCCCAGGATTCACAGGGATTCCCTGCctttacaaagaaaaattaTGTTCAGACATGTTGAGAGCAGCAGCACTAGTTCTAGTCCAACCAGTTTGAACCTGTCAGACTCTCAGAGTGGATATAGAAGCTATAGCTCAACTTCCACCAGCACTGATGGTGTAAATGTAACGGTTCAGGAACGCAGGCTTATGGTTTCAGGGGAGTCTCAGATTCTAACAACACCAGAAGACGCCTTGATATCATGGAATCAGAAAGATGCGGAGCAATTAGAGCAACAGTCAGTAAATGTGGAAAAGACCGTTACAGACTCTCCAGactacagcagcaacaggagtTCAGCATCTTTACCCACCTCAGATCAGACCACTTCTGTGTCACACACTGGGATTCCCCACACGGCACAAGCAACATCAAACTTGCTTCAGGTGTTTACAGATGTATCTGATACAGTAGCTGGCGATGTCGCTATGCCCTTGGACACTGAAATGTGCACCTCAGGTTGTCAATCAAAAATGCATTTCTCTACAAATCCCTCTAACCAAGGCCAGGTTCTGAACATGATGTCTGAAGCTTTGAGTGCCTTCAAACCGTCCTCTGAAGATGAAGTACTATGCAATCTAGATGGAACTGAAAATTTTAAAGATGTACAGCAGTATGAGTTTGAAAATACCAAAGATTTATCACTTACAATGGATGAAACCAAAGGCACTGATCAGTGCATTGCACTACAGCAGGAGCTTGTTAAACCAGCTTGTAAAAATTCCAGGAAGAGGAACAAAGACCAACAGGATGCTTTCATTGGCAGCCTGAAAATTCCAAAAAGGAGCAACAGCAGGGAGTTGGTAACTTTCTGCTCGACACCAGTTGGCAGCCAGGCAGATAATTGGCCTGATGACAATAACAACACCACTGACTCTAAAGGGGAGCAGTCTGCCGTGGAAATTGACTGCCATGGATTTGATTGTGTTAGTGCTGATGGCAGTGTGGCACAAGACATAATGGCTTCAGTGGCTTTGCCAGTTTCTGGTCCCAAAAGCAGGAAACTTGGACAGGTCTTTGAGAGTAAATGTGGGCTCAAAAGTGGTGACAAAAGTTCTCAGAGTGGTACCTCTGTGGGAGGCAGAGAGGTAGTTGAAAAGGTAAATGTAACAATAAAGGAAGTAGTTGTAGAAACAAAAGGGGCAGAATTCCAAACTGATAAGCCCAGAAAACATcaagaaaatagaaaacacatATGCAAGTCTGATGCTATTTGTAGTGCCATTGACCTGAGAATCTCAGAAATGGTGAAAGAGCATGCAAGATTGTCATTGATTGGAAGCGATGGTGACAGGACATGCAGGAGTCAAAGCTTGAATGCCTTAGCATCATCTGCATTCCATTTTGGCTGTAATAGTGATGAACGTacattgaaagaaaaacagctcagagatgaaaggaaaaatcAGGGGACAGAGGGGACAGACCTCGGTGGAAATGCTTCAGTGGAAAGGACAAACAACGCTACACTGGACAAAAGTGAGCGCCTGGCATCAGATATGCCAGCTGAAATGGGGACTAGCCACAACAGAAACATGCTTAAATCTATTGAAGTAACACAAAAGATTGACCATGCTCACGACTCTTTTGATGGGACAGCAGACAAATCAATAAATGGTTGCTGTGCTGTTCAAAACACCTCCACCAAATGCAGCAACATCCAATCAAATTTGACACTTAATAGCAGTGGAGAGTCTGAGCACTCTGGAAACACCATTTTGCAACCGGTTAGTTTTTCTTCAAAAAGCGATTCAGCGTCAGCAAGAAAACATGTTGACTGTCAAAGAAATACTGTGGAGGAAGATGCTGTATCTCAAGAAATGAATGATGTTGGTAAACCAAAAGTAACTATCCATCTTAATACGATAAGTGATGTGCACTTGAAAATAGTGGATAACCAGACCGGTTCTAACACCCATAATGTGGATCTAGATAACCCACAACTTCACCAAATACACAGTGAAACACCCACCTCAACTGGTGATATGAAAGTTAACTGTGGATGTAGCCATGTAGAGGCTGTCAGTTTGGGAGCTGCATCCAGTGGTGAAGATAAAGACCATTATTCATACAAACAAAGCTCATCGGAGTCAATTGAACAACATCTCAATTATAGCCCTGATGGAGGAAGTCTTCAATTCAAACCACTCAATCGTGACATTGACCAGAATACATTCTCTGATGAGAGTGCCTCTATCAAAGGGTTTGCTGTTCCTCCTGGCCATGGTGGAAATGATGACACAGAGACCACAACAGGAGGCAAACTGCCTGTTGCAGCACAGGATCAGTCTAGCTTTACACAAACCCATTCAGAGACTTTAGCTCAGACTTGTGTGGTCAATATGAATTACAACAAGTGCCACAATTTATCAAATCCACAGAGCAAATTGGATAAACACACTCAAGTTGACAGAAAAGGAAACTGTGTGATGAAAAATGATGAGGAAACATTGACCCACCAATCTGAAGCTCTGGCTCCAGAGTTCTTGGCAGAAGTAAATTATGAAACAAGTATTTCTGGTTTCACACAGCCTCCCCACAAAATACCACAAGGAAATAGTGTCAGACAAACAAGTTACCATGGATCCCTCATGTCCAGAGAGGGCGATATAAACACATCTGGTGATGCACAAAGCTaa